The proteins below are encoded in one region of Acidithiobacillus ferrooxidans ATCC 23270:
- the hemC gene encoding hydroxymethylbilane synthase, with protein sequence MPHSLRIGTRASPLAVWQAEHVRAALLRLHPGMAVEIITMTTSGDVLLDAPLHALGGKGLFVKEIEDALQQRRVDVAVHSMKDVPALQPDGLEIVAIMAREDVRDAFVSNTFLHPDALPEGARVGSSSLRRRAQLLERYPHLRVEDLRGNVATRLRRLDEGHYDAIILAAAGLKRLGLPDRITHLLDIDRSLPAVGQGAIGIEARSDDRRTRELLAPLADADTQNCVLAERSMNQVLGGDCRLPVAALARWQGPQMLLRGLVATPDGRRVLHAEAKGSDPVALGMAVAAALVAQGAAEIIEDVRNA encoded by the coding sequence ATGCCGCACTCCCTTCGCATTGGTACCCGTGCCAGCCCGCTGGCCGTCTGGCAGGCAGAGCACGTCCGCGCCGCCCTGTTGCGGCTTCACCCAGGGATGGCGGTCGAGATCATCACCATGACCACCAGCGGCGACGTTCTTCTGGATGCACCTCTGCATGCGCTGGGGGGTAAGGGCCTCTTCGTCAAGGAAATCGAAGATGCCCTGCAGCAGCGGCGGGTGGATGTCGCCGTGCACTCCATGAAGGATGTGCCGGCGCTACAGCCGGATGGTCTGGAAATCGTCGCCATCATGGCCCGGGAGGATGTCCGGGATGCTTTCGTCAGCAATACCTTTCTGCATCCCGATGCCCTGCCGGAGGGCGCACGGGTGGGAAGCTCCAGCCTGCGGCGGCGGGCGCAATTACTGGAGCGCTACCCTCATTTGCGGGTCGAGGACCTGCGCGGCAATGTCGCTACGCGCCTGCGTAGGCTGGACGAGGGGCATTATGACGCGATCATTCTCGCCGCTGCGGGCCTAAAACGCCTTGGTTTGCCCGATCGCATCACCCATCTGCTGGATATCGACCGCTCTCTGCCGGCGGTGGGGCAAGGGGCCATAGGCATCGAGGCGCGCAGCGACGATCGGCGGACCCGGGAACTGCTGGCCCCCCTGGCCGACGCCGATACCCAGAACTGCGTGCTGGCGGAGCGCAGCATGAATCAGGTGCTGGGCGGGGACTGCCGGCTCCCGGTGGCGGCGCTCGCCCGATGGCAGGGGCCGCAGATGCTCCTGCGCGGGCTGGTCGCCACCCCGGATGGGCGCCGGGTACTGCATGCCGAGGCGAAGGGCAGCGACCCCGTCGCCCTGGGCATGGCCGTCGCTGCGGCCTTGGTCGCGCAAGGGGCGGCAGAGATTATCGAGGACGTCCGGAACGCATGA
- a CDS encoding uroporphyrinogen-III synthase produces the protein MNSTILRGKGIVVTRPRAQTGEMLTLLEAQGARPILFPAVEIEAPENWQSLDDALHRLVTYDWVIFSSRNAVAFALSRLQSRNLSWPVGPRIAAVGRETAKALGEFGLQVDLVPRRFSSEGLLESPELLDVRGQRIALFAGDQGRELLEKTLDERGAVTDEVLCYRRRLPGTNPTPLLHAWARGELDAVTVTSPEIFNNFYQMVGGLGQRWLKNTPIIAISPLTAEAVTAVGLPTPWIAPEASTAGMLAALTVWAQGLAPHT, from the coding sequence ATGAACAGCACCATACTGCGCGGCAAGGGCATCGTGGTTACCCGGCCGCGCGCGCAGACCGGCGAGATGCTGACCCTGTTGGAGGCGCAAGGCGCGCGCCCCATACTGTTTCCCGCCGTAGAGATCGAGGCGCCGGAGAACTGGCAATCCCTGGATGACGCCTTGCATCGGCTTGTGACGTATGACTGGGTGATTTTTTCCAGCCGTAATGCGGTCGCCTTCGCCCTCAGTCGCCTGCAGAGCCGCAACCTGTCCTGGCCGGTGGGGCCGCGCATTGCGGCGGTGGGACGGGAGACCGCCAAGGCGTTGGGTGAGTTTGGTCTGCAGGTCGACCTGGTCCCCCGGCGTTTCAGCTCCGAGGGTTTGCTGGAAAGTCCCGAACTGCTGGACGTGCGTGGGCAGCGCATCGCGCTGTTTGCCGGTGATCAGGGCCGGGAGCTGCTGGAGAAGACCCTGGATGAGCGGGGAGCCGTCACCGACGAGGTGCTCTGCTACCGGCGCCGGTTGCCCGGCACCAACCCGACGCCGTTGCTGCATGCCTGGGCGCGCGGCGAGCTGGATGCGGTCACCGTGACCAGCCCGGAGATCTTCAATAATTTCTATCAGATGGTGGGGGGACTGGGACAACGCTGGTTGAAAAACACGCCCATCATCGCCATCAGCCCCCTCACCGCCGAGGCCGTCACCGCGGTCGGTCTGCCCACCCCCTGGATCGCCCCGGAAGCCAGTACGGCTGGCATGCTGGCGGCGCTGACGGTATGGGCGCAAGGCCTGGCGCCTCACACATGA
- a CDS encoding HIT family protein: MSTLFSRIINGEIPAQKVLEDDRYLAFLDIRPVRPGHTLVIPKVEHDYIFTLDDATLAGLLPFAKRVVPALEQVTGCKRVGIMVAGLEVPHAHVHLIPMNAIPDLNFANARDTPAAELAAMGDRIRAALRG, encoded by the coding sequence GGTGAAATCCCGGCGCAGAAAGTGCTGGAAGACGACCGTTATCTGGCCTTTCTCGATATCCGCCCAGTACGGCCGGGGCATACCCTGGTCATCCCCAAGGTGGAGCACGATTATATTTTCACGCTGGATGACGCAACCCTGGCGGGGCTTCTGCCCTTTGCCAAACGCGTCGTGCCGGCGCTGGAGCAGGTCACCGGCTGCAAGAGGGTCGGGATCATGGTGGCGGGGCTGGAAGTGCCCCATGCCCATGTACACCTGATCCCGATGAACGCCATCCCGGACCTGAATTTCGCCAATGCCAGAGATACCCCGGCGGCGGAACTGGCGGCGATGGGGGATAGGATACGCGCGGCGTTGCGGGGTTAA
- a CDS encoding ComEA family DNA-binding protein: MRRRKAARKGLWLGLPSLCMMAAGAWAQAAGTGCPVPVDINHADAAQLRCLPGIGEKRAAAIVAFREAHGPFPGPASLAAVVGPKMAQTLRARVVVTPVSPLTEKTALLR, translated from the coding sequence TTGCGACGGAGGAAAGCGGCCCGGAAGGGGTTGTGGCTGGGCTTGCCGTCCTTGTGCATGATGGCCGCTGGCGCTTGGGCACAGGCGGCCGGGACAGGCTGCCCGGTTCCCGTCGACATCAATCACGCCGATGCGGCCCAGTTGCGCTGTCTGCCGGGCATTGGCGAAAAACGGGCCGCCGCGATCGTCGCTTTCCGGGAGGCGCATGGCCCCTTTCCCGGCCCCGCCTCCCTCGCCGCGGTTGTTGGTCCCAAGATGGCGCAGACACTGCGCGCGAGGGTGGTGGTGACCCCCGTTTCGCCCTTGACAGAAAAAACCGCGCTGTTAAGGTGA